One genomic window of Anaerofustis stercorihominis DSM 17244 includes the following:
- a CDS encoding GNAT family N-acetyltransferase has product MNSQKVENIAAVISYIEAHLNEKLDLDTVANAVCYSKYHLHRMFTDTVGITLHDYIQRRQLTEAAKLLVFSEKPIIEIALIAGYESQQAFTSIFKSMYKQTPLEYRQNEVFYPLQLEFTLNKNPTVPDTIMQEIYYATLEDIPDWMNFITLVIDGFPCLDEISHLEQVRQYVGQRQALIMRDGPTIIGAAAFSYQTGSIDFLAVHPQYRHYGVAKAFLDFMMCNIFAGREISITTFREGDKADTGQREDYKRLGFAESELLTEFGYPTQRLILPPKQEKGDDER; this is encoded by the coding sequence ATGAACAGTCAAAAAGTTGAGAATATAGCGGCAGTGATTTCTTACATTGAAGCGCATCTCAATGAAAAATTGGATTTGGACACAGTTGCAAATGCAGTTTGCTATTCCAAGTATCATCTGCACCGAATGTTTACAGATACAGTCGGGATCACACTTCATGACTATATCCAGCGCAGGCAACTGACCGAGGCGGCAAAGCTGCTGGTGTTTTCAGAAAAGCCGATTATCGAAATTGCGCTGATTGCTGGCTATGAAAGCCAGCAGGCGTTTACTTCCATCTTCAAATCCATGTATAAGCAAACGCCGCTGGAATATAGGCAGAACGAAGTCTTTTATCCTTTGCAACTGGAATTTACATTGAACAAAAACCCAACTGTTCCTGATACGATCATGCAAGAGATTTACTATGCTACACTGGAAGATATTCCCGACTGGATGAATTTTATTACCCTTGTCATTGACGGTTTTCCCTGCCTTGATGAAATCTCCCATTTGGAACAAGTCAGGCAATATGTCGGTCAGCGCCAGGCTCTTATTATGCGGGATGGCCCAACTATAATTGGAGCAGCCGCATTTTCTTATCAGACAGGGAGTATCGACTTTCTGGCAGTACATCCGCAATACCGGCATTATGGAGTGGCAAAGGCTTTCCTTGACTTTATGATGTGCAATATATTTGCAGGCCGTGAAATCAGTATTACTACTTTCCGCGAGGGAGATAAAGCCGATACAGGCCAGAGAGAGGACTATAAACGTTTGGGCTTTGCCGAGTCGGAGCTTCTCACTGAATTTGGCTACCCCACCCAGCGGCTCATTCTACCACCAAAACAGGAGAAAGGCGACGATGAACGATAA
- a CDS encoding CHAT domain-containing protein, whose protein sequence is MSQLDTYRNTMIRKREELAKLNQDLAKEQAKISPLQKKIISAQSMIDRTKSQSTINTKYKEIQRANKSISDIQKKCGDLQKKIAQKEKELATAEKNFRNEEAKVNKKNLEAEKKRQREMERQAAAFEQSLNEYGTVQTNMQMEIERLKAIPEKITVLFLAANPKDTQKLSLDEEARSIQEKIRLSEYRDSIHFESRWATRSSDILQAINETNPTIVHFSGHGSMSGELVLLNPDGSTKMVTKEAITMAMSTASDTIRLVVFNACFSESQAVSVVEHIEAAIGMSESIRDDTACTFAAQLYSSIGFGRSLQVSFNQAIAELLLEGIPGENIPQIYARDDVDLNDMILVRPDV, encoded by the coding sequence ATGTCGCAGCTTGATACATATAGAAATACCATGATTAGAAAGCGGGAGGAACTGGCCAAACTGAATCAAGATTTGGCTAAAGAACAGGCAAAAATATCTCCATTGCAAAAGAAAATCATTTCTGCCCAAAGTATGATTGACCGTACCAAAAGCCAGTCTACCATCAATACTAAATATAAAGAAATTCAACGTGCAAATAAATCTATTTCGGACATTCAAAAAAAGTGTGGGGACTTACAGAAAAAGATTGCCCAAAAGGAGAAGGAATTAGCAACTGCAGAAAAAAATTTTAGAAATGAAGAAGCTAAAGTTAATAAAAAGAATCTTGAAGCAGAGAAGAAACGTCAACGAGAAATGGAGCGCCAAGCGGCCGCTTTTGAGCAATCATTAAACGAATACGGAACTGTCCAAACAAATATGCAGATGGAAATTGAACGCCTAAAAGCAATACCGGAAAAAATCACAGTTTTATTTCTGGCTGCTAATCCAAAAGATACTCAAAAGTTGTCTCTTGATGAAGAAGCACGATCAATCCAAGAAAAAATACGACTTTCAGAGTATCGTGACTCTATTCATTTTGAAAGTCGCTGGGCTACTCGTTCATCAGATATATTGCAGGCAATAAATGAGACAAATCCAACAATAGTCCATTTCAGTGGCCATGGAAGCATGTCAGGGGAACTTGTATTGTTAAATCCAGATGGCAGTACAAAGATGGTTACAAAGGAGGCAATTACCATGGCCATGTCAACTGCCTCCGATACAATACGATTAGTGGTTTTTAATGCATGCTTTTCTGAATCGCAGGCAGTCAGCGTTGTTGAACATATAGAAGCCGCGATTGGAATGTCTGAATCAATTCGGGATGATACTGCTTGTACATTTGCGGCCCAACTCTACTCTTCGATAGGATTCGGACGTTCATTGCAGGTATCTTTTAATCAGGCAATAGCTGAATTGCTGTTAGAGGGAATTCCTGGTGAAAATATCCCCCAAATTTACGCTCGTGATGATGTGGATCTTAATGATATGATACTTGTCCGTCCCGATGTTTAA
- a CDS encoding ATP-binding protein, with protein sequence MKKKRSIFNQILFPLIILIFILVFALYIALYISGTPSILNQNSVQILSQTTENRKIILENNMVQQWSNLKEEIKDVNSNLDKILKNNHTNLKAFLKDKSLQNELFDSSSNTLISNLRKNTVNGSFIILADTRNKKSVPGIYLRDADPENDPVDYSDITMVRGSSTLSHKLKIPFDIPWESSFNISSNDETFSNEFFYKPFNAAKENPELGYQNLGYWSKPFYLEGEKEANKSYQMITYSVPLIYKGQVYGVAGVDISISYLHSILPSRELDLKNSHQSGYLLVLKDENNNCKVLTASGASASQVQNINNSFSLKKENTSDNFYKLKDIKLHDSEVYGTLLDLNLYNTNTPFSSDQWALMAISTDNQLFGISNNLMRTVTIVIILCLIIGLGAIYLTSTSITKPIIRLAQTIKTSDENKLNEFPISNIEEIDELYNVISDLTHKQKESENLIIEEKSRYQAALESSTQTIFEYDALKDIVYVYYEFKNKDDENSSLEPSVTIENCKEALRNKDYIYDEDKYIIDKYIIDDLGYIHTDFRGKLGKNLEDFIWIELRGKAIYNNNEELIKIIGSMRDIDDEKKQELKEIEKQRRDPLTGLFNWNEGIKLIENEFSILEHGTILIFDLDYFENINNNLGIVIGDVILEESGHILSSVISNNDIAVRCGGDEFLLWAQDKNADEALNIAREFTDKFNSTFKDLNVQTGCSTGIYYIENTEETSVEDAINNAMKALKFAKDKKMGEVETYAALPETEKNNNIDLTNTFGDILGVNYANDISIASLIFNMFDKTNDLRKIMPVLLMKVGKYFNLDSIIMTFAEQDFYSSYIPFQWHNDNHKISEEIRHYSKEDFLKLSSKLMTKPIKYEVNNELMPLEKDFFRIEEHTSGVCYPLINDENYIGSISFNLKDETKNIEDKDNSSLYEIVKIIATNIGKSRSDSASKAKSDFLSRMSHEIRTPMNAIIGMTNIAMEENGLKNSTKEYLEKISTSSEYLLSIINDILDMSRIESGKMKLSPSNFSLTNLIDEVETLIRPQAEDKELNFNVKANVNDDVLYGDYMRINQILINLLGNAIKFTQSKGNILLCVREEDYNDKQSKVTFIVKDDGIGISSENKERVFHAFEQAEDDTSIHYGGTGLGLAICNNLVKLMGSNIELESDLGKGSTFKFTLILEKSSEDKLKKKENNNIDYDFSGKKVLLVEDNDLNIEIAKTILEMNKFIVEVAENGQIAVDKFKESAVGYYDLILMDIRMPIMDGLTATKTIRNLDKADAITVPIVAMSANAFDEDMKKSIESGMNGHISKPIDLNKLYSLLGDLLCK encoded by the coding sequence ATGAAGAAGAAAAGATCAATATTTAATCAAATACTATTTCCATTGATAATTCTTATTTTCATACTTGTTTTTGCTTTATATATTGCTCTATACATAAGCGGAACACCTAGTATTTTAAATCAAAATTCCGTACAGATATTGAGTCAAACAACAGAGAATAGGAAAATCATATTAGAAAATAATATGGTTCAGCAATGGTCGAATCTAAAGGAAGAAATCAAAGATGTAAATTCCAATTTAGATAAAATACTTAAAAATAACCATACAAATTTAAAAGCATTCTTAAAAGATAAATCTTTGCAGAACGAATTATTTGATTCGTCTTCAAATACCCTCATATCAAACTTAAGAAAAAACACGGTTAATGGTTCTTTTATAATCCTTGCAGATACGAGAAACAAGAAAAGCGTACCGGGGATTTATTTAAGAGATGCCGATCCGGAAAACGATCCTGTGGATTATTCAGATATAACCATGGTAAGAGGAAGCTCAACACTTTCTCATAAATTAAAAATACCTTTTGATATCCCATGGGAATCATCTTTTAATATAAGCAGCAATGATGAAACGTTCAGCAATGAATTCTTTTATAAGCCTTTTAATGCAGCAAAAGAAAATCCTGAACTTGGATATCAAAATTTGGGTTATTGGTCTAAACCATTCTATTTAGAAGGTGAGAAAGAGGCAAATAAAAGTTATCAAATGATCACATATTCCGTTCCTCTTATATATAAAGGACAGGTATATGGAGTTGCGGGTGTGGATATATCTATTTCTTATCTTCATTCTATATTACCCTCAAGAGAGCTCGATTTAAAGAATTCTCATCAAAGCGGTTATTTATTGGTATTGAAAGACGAAAACAATAATTGCAAAGTTTTGACAGCATCCGGCGCGAGTGCTTCTCAAGTACAAAACATCAACAATTCATTTTCTTTAAAAAAAGAGAATACCTCAGATAACTTTTATAAACTTAAAGATATAAAACTGCATGATTCGGAAGTTTACGGAACATTATTAGATTTGAATCTATACAATACCAATACTCCTTTCTCCTCAGATCAGTGGGCATTGATGGCTATAAGCACCGATAATCAATTATTTGGAATATCGAATAATTTGATGAGAACCGTAACCATAGTCATTATACTTTGTCTGATAATTGGTCTTGGTGCAATCTATCTGACATCTACTTCAATTACTAAACCTATCATTAGATTGGCTCAAACTATTAAAACAAGCGATGAAAATAAACTCAATGAATTTCCTATTTCAAATATAGAAGAAATAGATGAACTTTATAACGTTATAAGCGACTTGACTCATAAACAAAAAGAATCGGAAAATCTAATTATAGAAGAAAAAAGCAGATATCAAGCGGCACTTGAAAGCAGCACTCAAACGATATTCGAATATGACGCTCTAAAAGATATTGTATATGTTTATTACGAATTTAAAAATAAAGATGACGAAAACAGCAGTTTGGAACCTTCGGTAACAATTGAAAACTGCAAAGAAGCTTTAAGGAATAAAGATTATATCTATGATGAAGATAAATACATAATTGATAAGTATATAATTGATGATTTAGGTTATATTCATACTGATTTCAGAGGCAAACTAGGTAAAAATCTAGAAGATTTTATTTGGATAGAGTTAAGAGGAAAAGCTATTTATAATAACAACGAGGAACTGATCAAAATCATCGGGAGCATGAGAGATATTGATGATGAAAAGAAACAAGAGTTAAAAGAAATAGAAAAACAAAGAAGAGATCCTCTAACCGGATTATTCAATTGGAATGAAGGAATCAAACTGATAGAAAATGAATTTAGTATTTTAGAACATGGAACGATTTTAATATTCGATTTGGATTATTTTGAAAACATCAATAATAATCTGGGTATCGTTATCGGAGATGTAATACTTGAAGAAAGCGGTCATATTTTAAGTTCGGTAATTTCCAATAATGATATAGCCGTAAGGTGCGGAGGAGATGAATTTTTACTTTGGGCTCAAGACAAAAATGCCGATGAAGCTTTAAATATAGCAAGAGAGTTTACCGATAAATTTAATAGTACCTTTAAAGACTTAAATGTTCAAACAGGATGCAGCACCGGGATATATTATATAGAAAATACTGAAGAAACTTCGGTAGAAGATGCAATAAATAATGCAATGAAAGCATTAAAATTTGCTAAAGATAAAAAAATGGGCGAAGTAGAAACATATGCCGCTCTTCCCGAAACAGAAAAAAATAATAATATAGATTTAACTAATACATTCGGAGATATACTTGGTGTTAATTATGCAAATGATATAAGTATTGCATCACTTATATTCAATATGTTTGATAAAACAAACGACTTAAGAAAGATAATGCCGGTCCTTTTAATGAAAGTCGGAAAGTACTTTAATTTAGACAGCATAATAATGACATTTGCCGAACAAGATTTTTATAGCAGTTATATACCTTTCCAATGGCATAACGATAATCATAAAATATCAGAAGAAATAAGACATTATTCAAAAGAAGATTTTCTTAAACTAAGCAGTAAATTAATGACTAAACCTATTAAATATGAAGTAAATAATGAATTAATGCCTCTCGAAAAAGATTTCTTTAGAATAGAAGAACATACAAGCGGAGTTTGCTATCCATTAATAAACGATGAAAACTATATAGGAAGCATATCCTTCAATTTAAAGGATGAAACAAAAAATATAGAAGATAAAGATAACAGCAGCTTATATGAAATAGTTAAGATAATTGCTACAAACATCGGAAAATCTCGTTCAGACTCTGCAAGTAAAGCAAAGAGTGATTTCTTATCAAGGATGTCACATGAAATAAGAACACCTATGAATGCTATAATCGGTATGACCAATATTGCAATGGAAGAAAACGGGCTAAAAAACAGCACCAAAGAATACCTTGAAAAAATTAGCACCTCATCAGAATACCTTCTTTCCATAATCAATGACATATTAGATATGTCCAGAATCGAAAGCGGTAAGATGAAATTATCACCTTCCAATTTTAGTTTAACTAATCTTATCGATGAAGTAGAAACCTTGATACGACCTCAAGCAGAAGATAAAGAGCTTAACTTTAATGTAAAAGCCAATGTTAACGATGATGTTCTATACGGAGATTACATGAGAATAAATCAAATTCTTATAAATCTTCTTGGGAATGCTATAAAATTTACACAGTCAAAAGGAAATATATTGCTTTGTGTACGTGAAGAAGATTATAATGACAAACAAAGCAAAGTTACATTTATAGTAAAAGATGATGGTATCGGAATAAGCAGTGAAAATAAAGAAAGAGTTTTCCATGCATTCGAACAGGCTGAAGATGATACTTCCATTCATTATGGAGGAACCGGATTGGGGCTTGCAATATGTAATAACCTTGTAAAATTAATGGGAAGCAATATAGAACTGGAGAGTGATTTAGGTAAAGGAAGTACATTTAAATTTACATTGATACTTGAAAAATCCTCTGAAGATAAACTTAAAAAGAAAGAAAATAATAATATTGATTATGACTTTTCCGGCAAAAAGGTTTTACTGGTTGAAGATAATGACTTAAATATTGAAATTGCCAAAACTATACTGGAAATGAATAAGTTTATAGTAGAAGTTGCGGAAAACGGACAGATAGCGGTAGATAAATTTAAAGAGTCTGCAGTCGGATATTATGATTTGATTTTAATGGATATCAGAATGCCGATAATGGACGGGTTGACGGCAACAAAGACCATAAGAAACCTTGATAAAGCCGATGCAATCACCGTACCTATCGTTGCAATGTCTGCAAACGCATTTGATGAGGATATGAAAAAATCAATAGAAAGCGGTATGAACGGACATATCTCGAAACCTATAGATTTAAATAAACTATATTCTCTACTGGGAGATTTACTTTGTAAATAA